The window TTGTTCAGAAAATCCAAAGCTTTTTCTACTTGCTGTTTTGTGAGTTGTCCGGGTGCCGTTTGTTTACTTTCATCAAGCACGGCGAAAGTGAATTCGGCTCCCAATATCAGGGATGCAACCCTTGAAAATTGCCCTTTATCGCCCATCCCAAATGCAACAATCTTTCCTTTGCTGTTATATAACCCAAGAAGACGGGAAACGTCTTTTATATCATTTACCATGCAGGCAATTTTTGTGATATCTGCGCCCCAGCCTGAAGCTGTTTCAATTACTTTTAGCAAATCAAAAAGGGCAGGGGTTTTTTCAAAATCATGGAAAGAGATGATTACCTGGCAATTGTGTCTTTTTGCCACTTGCATCAGGTATTGTCGGTAACCGGCAGTTGATTCTAATTCGATGTCGACATAAGCAGCTCCAGATTCTATGGCTTTTACCAGTTTCGCCTTCCGTTCTTCGTCCGTAAATTTTCCGGCACGGCAGGTAGCGATTAATTTTGTCCCGCAGGAAAATATCTGTTTT of the Bacteroidota bacterium genome contains:
- a CDS encoding type I 3-dehydroquinate dehydratase, whose product is MICISFCEPDFAKCLYQVKKEELAEIRLDLVDYSEEEIKQIFSCGTKLIATCRAGKFTDEERKAKLVKAIESGAAYVDIELESTAGYRQYLMQVAKRHNCQVIISFHDFEKTPALFDLLKVIETASGWGADITKIACMVNDIKDVSRLLGLYNSKGKIVAFGMGDKGQFSRVASLILGAEFTFAVLDESKQTAPGQLTKQQVEKALDFLNNLKS